Within Harpia harpyja isolate bHarHar1 chromosome 4, bHarHar1 primary haplotype, whole genome shotgun sequence, the genomic segment TGCCACCACAGAACAGGTATTTCGAGTCATTCAGGGAGTGGTATTTGCATTTCAGGTGTTCTTGTCTAGCTAACCTCATCACGTTTGTCCCCAATGAGCTTTCACTCAAAATTCCCATTTCCCTCAGTTGTACTTTCTGGATATATTCTTGCTATTTTGCACTTACTTCCTCAAGGTTTTTTGTGTTTATTCTTTTAGGATTTGAATGAGAACCTCATTGGATTCCGGGCCACCACCCTGAGTTGGAACCTCCTTCATTCAACCCAACTGCTCAGTCCTGCTACACAATAGACTACAGGCCTCCATATGCAgcattttctttgcttgtgtCCAACACTCAGAGAAGGAACAAGAAGGATGCAAGAAATGTAACAGAGATGGAAAGAATCTGCACACTATGCCTTCAGAAAAACAGGAGGCCTCTCTGCCAGCAGTGCTACAAGGATATCCTTCAAGCAAAAAGACCTGTCACACATTAAAGCCAAATATAGCATTATGTGAAAAAAGTTCTTCCTGCTTTCTAAGCTGTATTGTTTGTAACCTATGTGTGTTTCTGTTGTTTATTTTGTGTGCAGAGGTGACTGCAAGCCACCAGTCACCCTGCACCTTGTCAGTCAAGCCTAACTAACACCTTAACTGGAAGAGCTTATTAGAACCAGCTAATAGGAAACACTAGACTTTGGCAATTAGGTGGGATTTTGGGTATTTGACAATGACCCCACATCACTGagtgctcattttctttttctcacttaaAGCCATGGAAGAAGGATGTCCTCACAGTTCATCTGAGATTTAAACTGATCCCTTCTAATGTAACTTTTGTCTTAGCGGTTATAAGGAACATAGAAAATAGGTCATAACTGAGTCTGATGATCTGTGCGACAGATCTATGGCATTCCATCCTTTCTGGAGATGAATTTTAGAAATTCAATTCCAGTAATACAGACTTTCCTTTATGCTCATATCCCTTTGAAGAGAGGTGCTAAGCAGATGATGACACCTGCAAAGGACTTAGTAGTGTTTTGTACCACGCAACAATGTTAGCATAAATCAGATTAATACTGTAGATGTCAGATCCTGTTCATTGTTTGAAGGGCACTGACAACATAGTTTCAAAGTGATGTGATTTGCACCATGAGAGCGGGACATTTTTGTCCTCTCTGGATATATCTGTGTTTACTGCAGCTATGCAGTTTTCATCTGCAACTGCTCTGAATTGGTTGCAGCACTTGCATGCTTCTCCATAACATGAGTCATTCTAGAGATTTAAGATACAGTTGTCTTCCATTCAGTTGTTATCTAATATCCACACTTCGAATGGGTTTCGATTGCCATGAAGTTGTTTTACCAGTCTAATTTCCACTGGAGAAACTTTTCTGTTGCTTGTGAAACACTCTGAAATCCTCTGGCAACATTGAAGGAAAAGGCTCGTGCAATTAGATGTTTGCAAAACATTAGAGTACGCTAAGTGAAACTAGCAAAGTGTTTCTGAACACCAAGACAAGCTCTTCTGGACACACCTGCCTGCCACTGTGTAAGCAAGAATGATGCCAGGTATGTTTCCCTCCACAGCAACCTTACACAGCTTTCTTGACCCAACACTTACCCTGTCCTCAGtgctcaaaacaaaaaaatacaaactgcttattcatgttttatttgttaGTAAACTTACTCAGCATAAATAATACAAGTAGCCATTCAGTATAGCTGGCATCTGATGAAAAGTGCTCTTGAATGGCCCCCCGGGGTGACTTTAAATAGCAGCCTACTTCCTTTGGGCTCCTGCAATGGCAGGCTTCTCTTCACGGGTGATAGGAATAGAGCGCTCAGGGACGTCACTTTGTTTCCTTGGTGCACTCACAGTCAGGACACCATCCAGAGAGAGCGATGAGGTTATGGTCAGAGGGTCCACATCATCTGGAATCCTGTATTTCCTGTTGAACTCCCTGGCAATAAAGCCATGCTCATCCttcaaaaggagaagagaaggaacagCCCTGATTAGAAATGTTCACTCCATTCTACCTAAACCATGGGCCCTTTGCATAAAGTCTGAGATCAGGAAGCTCCAGCTCTCAAAgttaaaagagtttttattatgaGATGCCCTTTTTAAAGAGCCAGGACTGGCCAAGGTGAGACACTGCCCTGCCTAGGCTGCAGGTGCCTGCAGGTGCAGTGTTTACAGGAGGAGGCTTTATGTTCCAGCTCTTGTGCCAGCCAGAGACTGGCTTCATTGCACAGTGGTGAGCTGTCATTCCTAAGATTCAGCAGCTAGACCTACATGCAGTGCCAACCACACCAGTTCCTGAGGGTCTCCAGAGCTCCAGTAATACACAGCTTTCTAGTGAGCTGATCTCTGCTATAGCGCTTGATTATTTTCTTAGCCGAAAAAATCTGCTGAGGCTATGTCAGGATTACAGGCTTCCACCAGCTACAAGTAATGCTGTTATTTCCTGACTGACAGATTCTGTGCTCCCAGAAGCCCTTAGAGCTGACAGTTCCAGTGACATAGCTACTTTATCATGCATATTCATTTCCTTCTGGCaaggaggcaggggtgggggttGGGAGGGAGATGGGGTCTGGCAAGCCCTGTTACATACAGCTTTGGACGTGGCTTTTGACTTCTGTCTGCCCACTTGCCACACAGGTCTCTAGAGCCAGCAAGCTGTGGGATGACTGACAGCGGAACACAACCTTTAAGGATTACAAACTGATAGATGGGCCTTTTTCAGGAAGAGGTAGCCTTATGGTAACAGAACAGGGCAATGCACTGATTCATTATGTGGTTTAATTATTACAGTTCATTGTTAGCTTATTGAATGCCTCGCTGCATTCCTGGCCTCTTCCCAGAGAGAAGGAGGCCCAGAAATGCCCATTTCAAAGATGATTTTCCAGTTCAGTTCACAGTTCATGTAACATCAGCAATAAATCTCCACCCTGTTGCTGCCCAGTCTGGGATCAGCTGGGGGCGGGGTGTGTGCACAGAGCATCTTCCATTAGGATTGGTTGATAAAAAACATTAGAAGTATTTGAGATGAGCACAGGAGAGGATTGTTTTGCAGTCTCCTTGTTTAACCATAGATGAGGAAGCTCACACTGACTATCAGTCGCACAGATAAAGTAGAAGTACCTGGCGCTCCTCGTGTTTGCCATGAATTTCTATCATGTCCCCAAGCACCTTCACTTTTAGCTCCTCAGGGGAGAAATGCTTCACATCAAGATTTACAGAAAATTTGTCCTTCTCCAGTCGCATCTGCAAAACAAGGAAGGGACTTCAGAAAAGAGCAGGTGAGGGTTTCAGCTTAAAAAGGCTCTCAGAATATAGCAGTTCAAGACTCAAGCTTCTATCTACACATGCAGTCTGACCTTCACTCAATCCTGGGATTCTGATCTGGGTGGCTTTGTCCCTTGCTGGCCTGTTACATTAATGCCCATCACTACAGAATCTAAAATGTGAATGCTTTCTCTTGATCACATGAGATAAATGTTTTCCTTGGGAGTGAGGAAGAGATTCTCAATCTGAATTTGTTAAAACTGACTCTTTAGTTTTGCATCCAATCCTTTTAACAGAATGTCTGAAGGTTTCCAGTTTCTGTGACTGGATTTTGCATAGTCTTTCAAGCAAGAAACCCTGACTGTGCAGCTGACTGCAGCTCATCTGCAGGCTTGCAGGCTTTACCCCTGCATCATCACTCTTTAGTTACCAAAATAATGTGTCACTGGCAAGCAGTACTGCCTCACTGCTCACCTCTGTTATCTGAGCAGCAGGACTTCTGCTGAAACTCTGAGTCACCTGCTGCTAATCTCACCTCCTTCCCTTCCATTTTGCACTTTATCGCCTCtaacaaatactgctttttgctgcttcctGAGGttgaatttgcattttctgcctgTCTTGGACATGTTTGGGGGACTTTGCTATATGAGCTGGCTGTCTCTGCCTTCCTGCTGCATTCGTGGTCAGGGAGCGTGTGAGCTGGGATGTGGAGGCAGCCTCTGTGCCAGCTCTAGGCTTATTGGTTTCCGCAGTTTGACCTGGAAGTCTAAGTGCTTCCTCTTCCTTCTAGATTATTTGCGAAGATTTCTCCACTGTGATAGTCAGATGTTGTTATCTGTGGTGCTTATTATGGCTGCTTCAGCGGACAGCGAGAGCCAGGTCACTAAATCAAGGGAAACATtatgcaaagattaaaaaaatactttcctctcACTCATTTGGCTTAGAATAGCTCTACAAGTTACTTGTAAAGACAGTTGACTCGCAGAACAGGCAAGGTTGTTTGAACTGCGTGCCTCTTGGCTCAGCCCCTGAAGCAGGCACGTGGCTGCTTCATGATCCTTTGGGTCCTGTAACTTACTTAAAATGCTGCTCTTAGCAGTGATTCTTTAAAATAGGCCCCGTTTTCCTCAGCAGCCATGAGCTCCCACACTGCCTGACATGAGGATCACACTACTCCTGCCCACTACCCCTGTGCTGTTTGCTTCTCAGGAGGAAGTGGGATTGAAAGTTTtgcacagcaggcagggaaatTAGGCTTCCTCCTTTCTTCCGTCAGCTCTTACAGTCATTTGCTGCACACACTCAGCTCAGTTTGCCTCTATTCCCAACACTATGGCAATAGTTGCTGTCAGTCACAACTGCTTAGCAGAGCATGCAGAGGTTCTTGCCTaatgcagaggagcagaggcacaaACACAGCACCCTTCTCCCCAGCCTTTTCCTAATAACCGCCTACAAGCAGCTTCCAAGCTCTCACGTCTCATGGGTCTGCAGCTCCAGACCCATCAGGACGTGCACACAGCAATAACAAAAAGCAGTAAGAAGGGAAGATTACCTCAGAGAGTCCTGTCTCTAGCCAACTGGGGATCCGAAGAATGGGGGATCTCATCAGGAAGGGACTGAggctgggggaagcagggagcAGCTCTGACTCCTGCAGGTGCTCTCCAAAAATCTGGTCAAAGATACGACTCGGTGCCAACCAAGATAACAGGGGTCTGCGGATCAGGGGGTTATGAATGGTGATATCCATTGGAGTGCGCTGGAGGAGCCTGGCAAACAACTGTGCTGCAGTGCTGTGCCGGGAGCGTGGGACAGCTTTATACCCATGCAGCTGGCctggccttcccccccccccccccccgaggcctCTTGAACAGTGGTGTCAGGGATTTTATTGTCCCAATCCTGGGCTGGTCccttcagtggtgcccagtagCTGTCTGGGGGATTTGAACACactgctgaggaggagggggaaggtgagaagaagaaaaggagccTAATGGGGCAGCAAGAAGCCAAACTGCCCAGCcgccctccccgctccccacgTGCTGTTTATCTGCAGAGTCCCAGGCAGGCTTGGCAGATGTTCCCAGCTGCTTTGGATGCCAGCAGAATCAATGCAGCTCCTATCTTTGGCTCACAGGGAAAATAACAAGGGGCAATTGTTCCCACTGTCAGCACTGAGAATTCAGCTCCCCACATCACCCACCAGTCTAGGAAGATCTCTGCCTTTCTTTAAGGCAAGAGAAGCCACAGGTCTGTTTTAGCTAGAAGGCAGGAAAGATCCCAGGAGGTCTTTGCGAGATACCCTGGCAGTGCGGCTCTCTGCAGCCCAGTAAGCCTCACTGCCTTAGTGCATGCCCATTGGTATGTGTGCGAATGAAGGATGGCTTTCTCCGCAGTGCTTCAGCCCAACACCTCTCATCTTTTGCCCGCTACAGAAACCACTTTGCTGGAGAAAGCAGAAGAGCCCGACACTCTGTGACCTCAGAGTACTCCAGAGGGCTGTGAGCAGAGATAAACTGGGCGTGTCAACGGCATCCATGGTGCTACACTGAGACATGATTTCTCAGGGGTGCAAGCTACCTCTGTCTCCCTGTGCCCCTGCAGTAAGGTGATTTCCTATAATTATGCTCCTAATACATCTTAAttcacacatttattttaattcctgcCTCGCCTGTGAACCTAAATTATGGGAATGGGTTCAGCCTAGCAACTGTCCTTAAAGAGCAAGAGCTAGTCTCTGCCTCTGAGAGCTGGCAACTTAAATACAATTACTGGCTCAGAGGCACATAATTCTTACTGCTAGCGCCACCAGTCCTTTGCAAAAAGGTCTGACCCTCTTCATCTCAGCTTGCCTGCAAGAATAGGGAGCAGAAGTTGCTCTGTGCAACAGCGCAGGCCATAAATACCTTCTCCAATTCCCCATTACATCAACAGCAGCGCACCTGCTCTCTCATACTGCAGGGATATGGACCCAAGGAAATCTCTGGTTTCAGGGTATAAGGAGCTTAATTGGGCACtactcccctccctgctccccctgtcccccccctccccagttcaaTAAACCTGGACCTATGCCAGCTTCAGATCCCTGGTTAACTCATGATCTCTGGCACAAGCATTTCTCGGGGTCTCATTACCTTCTGCCAAAGCCCTGGCCAGGGAACAGTCTGGACAGCCAGCTTGCAGCAGCATGGTTTGGGATGTGGAGGTGTCAGCAGTGGGATCTGGATCCTGTCTAGCCCTGCTTAACTACCTGCAGCACTTCACCACTCATAGGAACAAAAGGCTTGAGCCATCCACTCAGCTTCTGGGAAAATCAAGCTCCTTTGTGTAGGGCACAGGAGGGTCTGATCTGGGCCCTAAGCTCCCAGTGGGCTGATGGGTGTGATAGTGACTTCACATGACTTTGCACAACCTGACTAAGCACCAGACAGCATTAGCTATTGCCCTGTCCCCACAGGGGGCTTCAGGGCCAGCAGGACCAGTGTCAGAGACTCTTTGAACCTGCTTACAATGAGCCTGCCTGCTCGCCCTTGCCTTTGGGAGCACCGCAGGCAGCAGAGCCTGAGGTCTGTCCTGCTTTCTCCTACTTCAGCCTCCCTCAGCTCACCTTTGTGCCTCCCTGCTGGACTTGGCTACTCATTTGCCTCCTGCACCC encodes:
- the CRYAB gene encoding alpha-crystallin B chain; the encoded protein is MDITIHNPLIRRPLLSWLAPSRIFDQIFGEHLQESELLPASPSLSPFLMRSPILRIPSWLETGLSEMRLEKDKFSVNLDVKHFSPEELKVKVLGDMIEIHGKHEERQDEHGFIAREFNRKYRIPDDVDPLTITSSLSLDGVLTVSAPRKQSDVPERSIPITREEKPAIAGAQRK